The proteins below are encoded in one region of Drosophila santomea strain STO CAGO 1482 chromosome 2R, Prin_Dsan_1.1, whole genome shotgun sequence:
- the LOC120446765 gene encoding LOW QUALITY PROTEIN: uncharacterized protein LOC120446765 (The sequence of the model RefSeq protein was modified relative to this genomic sequence to represent the inferred CDS: deleted 2 bases in 1 codon), whose protein sequence is MQINARDGIQMNEAPGQNRILMLSPTRPVSCRRCVVINMANIPIHSTSAHQLRYKEPHSHIVSAFMKMQSTGSGKTPAETIKMHAKRQTTKPCNTSCRNKANMKPKPKTVTKTAAKITSHATHSNAYSRQPKHAAKKRERAKFACIFTNFRSEKSE, encoded by the exons ATGCAAATTAACGCTCGAGATGGGATTCAAATGAATGAGGCTCCTGGCCAAAATAGAATATTGATGTTATCCCCAACC AGACCAGTTAGCTGCCGACGTTGTGTGGTTATCAATATGGCCAATATTCCAATCCACAGCACATCCGCACATCAGCTGAGATACAAAGAGCCACACTCGCATATTGTATCTGCATTTATGAAAATGCAAAGTACGGGGTCGGGGAAAACGCCAGCTGAAACTATCAAAATGCATGCCAAgaggcaaacaacaaaaccaTGCAACACGAGCTGCCGCAACAAGGCAAACatgaaaccgaaaccgaaaactgTAACTAAAACTGCGGCCAAAATCACCTCCCATGCCACCCACTCGAATGCTTACTCCAGGCAGCCAAAACATGCAGCAAAAAAGCGAGAACGGgcgaaatttgcatgcataTTTACAAACTTTCGTTCGGAAAAGTCAGAATAA